AGAAGCGAAAAGAGATCTACGTCTTTACCGATCTCAGTCAGCCGGCCTGGAGCGGGGCGCAGCAAAGCGATTTGAAAAACAAATTGGCCCAGCATCCTGACTATCCGTTGTATTTGATCGACGTCGGCGCTGTCGATGTGCGCAATACGTCGGTCGCCGATTTGCAGCTTTCGGCCGATAGCGTCTCGAAAAACAGCGACGTGCTGGTGCAGGTCGAAGTGGCCCAAGATGGACCAGAAACTTCGCAAACGTTGGAGCTCTATCTGGAGCAACTCGATAACGCATTGCCGATCGTGGAAGATGGCGAGCTGATCTTGCCGAAGGCCGATCGCCGTGATCGCCGTAATTTGCAATTAGCCGACGGAGAATCTCAAGCCGTTCAGTTTCGCCTGTCGGACTTGCCGGTCGGCGTGCATCACGGCTGGGTCAATCTGGCCGCGGCCGATGGTCTCGAGGCGGATGACAAACGTTGGTTTACGTTTGAAGTCCGTGAGCCGTGGCCGCTGCTGGTTGTCGAAACGACGCCAGACGCGAGTCGTGATTTGATCAACGCGATCGCGCCGCCGGCGTTTCAAGATTCGGGCCGCGCTCCGTTTCAAGTCGATGTCGTCACGCCGGAAACGCTCGACCGACAAGAGCTGGACGCCTATCGCGGCATCGTGCTCGTTGATCCCGGCGCCTATTCCAACAACGCCTGGCGAAAGCTGGATCAATATGTTCAACGGGGCGGAGGACTCGCGATCTTTTTGGGACAGTCCGCTTCGCTCGACAAAATGAATGGCGAAGAGCCGCAGAAGTTGTTGCCTGGTAAGCTGTCGCGACAATGGAGAGCCGGTGATCGCATCTGGTATTTGGAGCCCAAGGATTACCAGCATCAATTGCTGGCCCCGTTTCGCGAAATCGGCGACAGCGTCCCGTGGCGCAGTTTTCCGGTTGCTCGGCATTGGTCGTTTGACGATCTCGCGCCGGAAGCGGATGTCGTCATTCCCTTTAGTAGCCCCAACAACTTGCCTGCACTGATCGAACAACGCATCGGCGATGGCCTGGTGCTGACCTTCACCACGTCGATCGCCTCGGGCGAATCGCCGCCGTGGAATACGCTCTTCACCGGGTTTGATTCATGGCCCTTTTTCGTGCTCACGAATCAAATGGCGAAATATTTGGTCCGTAGCGGCGAAGAGCGGTTGAACTACTTTGTCGGCGAGCGAGCGTCGCTGCTGACCGGTCCGCAGCAAGCCGAGCAAACGCATTTGCTGTTCACGCCGCGTGGAGGAGATCCGCAAGAGGTGATCCCCGATCGGGGTTTGATCACGATTCCGTTCACCGATCAAATCGGCTCGTACCGTTTGCGTCCGCTGGGAGGCGGACCGACGCTGGGTTTTAGCGTCAACTTGCCGCCGTATGCGACGCAGCTCAATCCGCTTGCGGCGGAAGAGTTGGACGGGATCTTTGGCGCCGATCGCTATCAGGTCGCCAAAGAGCAAAGCGAAATC
The nucleotide sequence above comes from Blastopirellula sp. J2-11. Encoded proteins:
- a CDS encoding BatA domain-containing protein, whose product is MQLANLSLLIGGLLIGVPILLHLVMRQQPKRIVFPALRFVRARNVQNQRRLELKHWILLFLRCVAILLLVLALARPSVSSAAVSSWVLVGLLAFGAGIAGIVAAATWLVGASRGLAIGMTILAIALLAGVGVVTPLALSAGGAGSLGDQEAPVSAVFVFDTSPRLLYQHENQTRLEKAQEIAIWLTGQLPPESEVAIADRRTGASIFAADIGAARQAIQRLEVSPGGESMDRIVSQAVDLADSSEKKRKEIYVFTDLSQPAWSGAQQSDLKNKLAQHPDYPLYLIDVGAVDVRNTSVADLQLSADSVSKNSDVLVQVEVAQDGPETSQTLELYLEQLDNALPIVEDGELILPKADRRDRRNLQLADGESQAVQFRLSDLPVGVHHGWVNLAAADGLEADDKRWFTFEVREPWPLLVVETTPDASRDLINAIAPPAFQDSGRAPFQVDVVTPETLDRQELDAYRGIVLVDPGAYSNNAWRKLDQYVQRGGGLAIFLGQSASLDKMNGEEPQKLLPGKLSRQWRAGDRIWYLEPKDYQHQLLAPFREIGDSVPWRSFPVARHWSFDDLAPEADVVIPFSSPNNLPALIEQRIGDGLVLTFTTSIASGESPPWNTLFTGFDSWPFFVLTNQMAKYLVRSGEERLNYFVGERASLLTGPQQAEQTHLLFTPRGGDPQEVIPDRGLITIPFTDQIGSYRLRPLGGGPTLGFSVNLPPYATQLNPLAAEELDGIFGADRYQVAKEQSEIEREQGKARVGREFFSPLILLVALMLAIEFALSQRFYRQEA